The Setaria italica strain Yugu1 chromosome IX, Setaria_italica_v2.0, whole genome shotgun sequence genome has a window encoding:
- the LOC101760972 gene encoding uncharacterized protein LOC101760972: MAAAPPPNPGSARDRPDRLKGDDIIAALAPHIRFADHLAHRVVNRAWRRSCRLIGRAPPPFPWLMLPPPAASGPAPAAPGSPQRRVFYDIPGGRSYAYPVPASYRYVASRGGWLVLAASDPPRRLVVLNPITAAEVVMSWPFGQDPAEGFHAVMTASLADPACFLVVATDRVVKYCRPALGGDWATLRAQGFRFDTACSDLVSVGATVYLMDERRKVWRADLAAAEPRVERRDASFALPQGEIRWRHYLVESLGHVLLVVSDDHHKRLGLYRLNWDARLWVRTPASGLGDNVLLLGRGCSAVVPASAAAGRSPGTVLVVRQPWRSTVLHMGLNFCDGGEQPWFWTESRLGAGLDDDQLVMRKTVPQRPGQLTTGDSFWFFPAIDQSDCP; this comes from the coding sequence atggcggcggcgccgccgcccaaccCCGGGAGCGCTAGGGATCGCCCCGACCGCCTGAAGGGCGACGACATCATCGCCGCGCTGGCGCCCCACATCCGCTTCGCCGACCACCTCGCCCACCGCGTCGTCAATCGCGCCTGGCGCCGCTCCTGCCGCCTCATCGGCCGGGCGCCCCCGCCCTTCCCGTGGCTCATGCTCCCACCGCCCGCCGCGAGCGGacccgccccggccgcccccgGCTCCCCGCAGCGCCGAGTCTTCTATGACATCCCCGGCGGGAGGTCCTACGCGTACCCGGTCCCGGCGTCCTACCGCTACGTCGCGAGCCGCGGCGGGTGGCTCGTCCTTGCCGCCTCGGACCCGCCGCGCCGGCTCGTGGTCCTCAACCCCATCACCGCGGCGGAGGTGGTCATGTCGTGGCCGTTCGGGCAGGACCCcgccgagggcttccacgccgTCATGACGGCCTCGCTCGCCGACCCGGCGTGCTTCCTCGTGGTCGCCACGGACAGGGTCGTCAAGTACTGCCGCCCCGCCCTCGGCGGGGACTGGGCCACGCTGCGCGCCCAGGGGTTCCGCTTCGACACGGCCTGCAGCGACCTCGTCTCCGTCGGAGCCACGGTGTACCTCATGGACGAGCGGAGGAAGGTCTGGcgcgccgacctcgccgccgcggagcccAGGGTCGAGCGCCGGGACGCGTCGTTCGCGCTCCCGCAGGGGGAGATCAGGTGGCGCCACTACCTTGTCGAGTCGCTCGGCCACGTCCTCCTCGTGGTCTCGGACGATCACCACAAGCGCCTCGGGCTCTACAGACTCAACTGGGACGCCAGGCTGTGGGTGCGCACGCCCGCGAGTGGCCTCGGCGACAATGTGTTGCTGCTGGGCCGTGGGTGCTCCGCGGTCGTgccggcgtcggccgccgcgggcCGCTCGCCTGGCACGGTTTTGGTGGTGCGCCAGCCGTGGAGGTCGACGGTCCTGCACATGGGCTTGAACTTTTGTGATGGAGGTGAGCAACCTTGGTTCTGGACGGAATCGCGGCTCGGAGCTGGACTGGATGATGATCAGTTGGTGATGAGGAAGACGGTGCCGCAGCGGCCAGGCCAGTTAACCACCGGTGACTCCTTCTGGTTCTTCCCCGCCATTGATCAGAGTGATTGTCCGTAG
- the LOC101784710 gene encoding pectin acetylesterase 9 isoform X3 — MAPRRRRAWPAAAAVVTAVVTAAAAVVFAAQAADMVQERLTVGMTIVADAAFTGAVCLDGSPPAYHLHRGSGAGARSWLLQFEGGGWCNDVRSCAERAGTRRGSTHLMTKVEVFSGILSNLPAMNPDFYNWNRVKLRYCDGGSFSGDSAYINDSSVLYFRGQRIWDAIITDLLQKGLAKAENVLLSGCSAGGLATFFHCDSLKERLGGATTVKCLSDAGFFLDLNDISGINNIRQFFSSLVSVQGVQKNLNKDCQNSTDYPYLCFFPQYALPYIRTPYFILNSAYDVYQFHHIFVPPSSDPRGQWSRCKMDPGACSTSQIATLQD; from the exons ATggcgcctcggcggcgccgggcgtggCCTGCGGCTGCTGCCGTCGTTACGGCCGTGgtcaccgcggcggcggccgtcgtctTCGCGGCCCAGGCCGCGGACATGGTCCAGGAGAGGCTGACGGTGGGCATGACGatcgtcgccgacgccgcgtTCACGGGGGCAG TGTGCCTCGACGGGAGCCCACCGGCGTACCACCTGCAccgcggctccggcgccggcgcgcgcagCTGGCTGCTCCAGTTCGagggcggcggctggtgcaacGACGTGCGGTCGTGCGCCGAGAGGGCCGGGACGCGCCGAGGGTCCACCCACCTCATGACCAAGGTCGAGGTCTTCTCCGGCATCCTCAGCAACCTCCCGGCCATGAATCCAG ATTTTTACAACTGGAACCGTGTGAAGCTACGTTATTGCGATGGTGGGTCCTTCTCGGGTGATTCAGCATACATAAATGAC TCCTCAGTCCTCTACTTCAGAGGTCAGAGAATATGGGATGCTATTATCACTGACCTACTACAGAAGGGACTAGCGAAAGCTGAAAAT GTACTGCTCTCAGGTTGTTCAGCAGGAGGCCTAGCTACATTCTTCCACTGCGACAGCCTCAAGGAGCGTCTTGGAGGAGCTACCACGGTGAAATGCCTGAGTGATGCGGGATTTTTCCTTGATCT GAATGATATTTCTGGCATCAACAATATAAGGCAATTCTTTAGCAGCCTAGTCTCCGTGCAG GGAGTTCAGAAGAATTTGAACAAAGATTGCCAGAATTCAACAGACTATCCATACCTG TGTTTTTTTCCGCAATATGCACTTCCATACATTAGAACCCCATATTTCATCTTGAATTCAGCTTATGACGTGTATCAG TTCCATCACATTTTCGTGCCACCTTCATCTGATCCTAGGGGACAGTGGAGCCGCTGTAAGATGGATCCTGGTGCATGCAGCACATCCCAAATTGCAACCCTCCAAG ATTGA
- the LOC101784710 gene encoding pectin acetylesterase 9 isoform X2, translating to MAPRRRRAWPAAAAVVTAVVTAAAAVVFAAQAADMVQERLTVGMTIVADAAFTGAVCLDGSPPAYHLHRGSGAGARSWLLQFEGGGWCNDVRSCAERAGTRRGSTHLMTKVEVFSGILSNLPAMNPDFYNWNRVKLRYCDGGSFSGDSAYINDSSVLYFRGQRIWDAIITDLLQKGLAKAENVLLSGCSAGGLATFFHCDSLKERLGGATTVKCLSDAGFFLDLNDISGINNIRQFFSSLVSVQGVQKNLNKDCQNSTDYPYLCFFPQYALPYIRTPYFILNSAYDVYQFHHIFVPPSSDPRGQWSRCKMDPGACSTSQIATLQGLRNAMLTSLKQIEGEPEAGMFINSCFAHCQSELQDTWFAPDSPMIHDRR from the exons ATggcgcctcggcggcgccgggcgtggCCTGCGGCTGCTGCCGTCGTTACGGCCGTGgtcaccgcggcggcggccgtcgtctTCGCGGCCCAGGCCGCGGACATGGTCCAGGAGAGGCTGACGGTGGGCATGACGatcgtcgccgacgccgcgtTCACGGGGGCAG TGTGCCTCGACGGGAGCCCACCGGCGTACCACCTGCAccgcggctccggcgccggcgcgcgcagCTGGCTGCTCCAGTTCGagggcggcggctggtgcaacGACGTGCGGTCGTGCGCCGAGAGGGCCGGGACGCGCCGAGGGTCCACCCACCTCATGACCAAGGTCGAGGTCTTCTCCGGCATCCTCAGCAACCTCCCGGCCATGAATCCAG ATTTTTACAACTGGAACCGTGTGAAGCTACGTTATTGCGATGGTGGGTCCTTCTCGGGTGATTCAGCATACATAAATGAC TCCTCAGTCCTCTACTTCAGAGGTCAGAGAATATGGGATGCTATTATCACTGACCTACTACAGAAGGGACTAGCGAAAGCTGAAAAT GTACTGCTCTCAGGTTGTTCAGCAGGAGGCCTAGCTACATTCTTCCACTGCGACAGCCTCAAGGAGCGTCTTGGAGGAGCTACCACGGTGAAATGCCTGAGTGATGCGGGATTTTTCCTTGATCT GAATGATATTTCTGGCATCAACAATATAAGGCAATTCTTTAGCAGCCTAGTCTCCGTGCAG GGAGTTCAGAAGAATTTGAACAAAGATTGCCAGAATTCAACAGACTATCCATACCTG TGTTTTTTTCCGCAATATGCACTTCCATACATTAGAACCCCATATTTCATCTTGAATTCAGCTTATGACGTGTATCAG TTCCATCACATTTTCGTGCCACCTTCATCTGATCCTAGGGGACAGTGGAGCCGCTGTAAGATGGATCCTGGTGCATGCAGCACATCCCAAATTGCAACCCTCCAAG GACTGAGAAATGCAATGTTGACATCTCTGAAACAGATTGAAGGCGAACCAGAGGCAGGGATGTTCATAAACTCTTGCTTTGCACATTGCCAGAGTGAGCTGCAAGACACATGGTTTGCACCAGATTCCCCAATGATACATGATAGG AGGTGA
- the LOC101785913 gene encoding putative calcium-binding protein CML19, which produces MVAAPSSSSPSEFGSLFAAFDKDADGRISAAELRLCMGAALGEDVAAKDAEALVASADADGDGLLDGDEFARLVRAQAGDGDDEEEERRRGLEAAFGMYAAEGEGARMRITPASLKRMLGRLGAHREVDDCRAMIRRFDLDGDGVLSFDEFEIMMSA; this is translated from the coding sequence ATGGTtgccgcgccgtcgtcgtcgtcgccgagcGAGTTCGGCTCGCTGTTCGCCGCGTTCGACAAGGACGCCGACGGCAGGATCTCGGCGGCCGAGCTGCGGCTCTGCATGGGGGCGGCGTTGGGCGAGGACGTGGCGGCCAAGGACGCCGAGGCGCTGGTAGCCTCGGCGGACGCGGACGGCGACGGGCTGCTGGACGGGGACGAGTTCGCGCGCCTGGTGCGCGCGCAGGCGGGGGACggggatgacgaggaggaggagaggcgcaGGGGGCTCGAGGCGGCGTTCGGCATGTacgcggcggagggcgagggggCGCGGATGCGCATCACGCCCGCCAGCCTGAAGCGGATGCTCGGCAGGCTCGGCGCGCACCGGGAGGTCGACGACTGCCGCGCCATGATCCGCAGGTTcgacctcgacggcgacggggtGCTCAGCTTCGACGAGTTCGAGATCATGATGAGCGCCTGA
- the LOC101784710 gene encoding pectin acetylesterase 9 isoform X1 → MAPRRRRAWPAAAAVVTAVVTAAAAVVFAAQAADMVQERLTVGMTIVADAAFTGAVCLDGSPPAYHLHRGSGAGARSWLLQFEGGGWCNDVRSCAERAGTRRGSTHLMTKVEVFSGILSNLPAMNPDFYNWNRVKLRYCDGGSFSGDSAYINDSSVLYFRGQRIWDAIITDLLQKGLAKAENVLLSGCSAGGLATFFHCDSLKERLGGATTVKCLSDAGFFLDLNDISGINNIRQFFSSLVSVQGVQKNLNKDCQNSTDYPYLCFFPQYALPYIRTPYFILNSAYDVYQFHHIFVPPSSDPRGQWSRCKMDPGACSTSQIATLQGLRNAMLTSLKQIEGEPEAGMFINSCFAHCQSELQDTWFAPDSPMIHDRKIAEVIGDWYFERDAAKEIDCAYPCDSTCHNLIPSDQELRMY, encoded by the exons ATggcgcctcggcggcgccgggcgtggCCTGCGGCTGCTGCCGTCGTTACGGCCGTGgtcaccgcggcggcggccgtcgtctTCGCGGCCCAGGCCGCGGACATGGTCCAGGAGAGGCTGACGGTGGGCATGACGatcgtcgccgacgccgcgtTCACGGGGGCAG TGTGCCTCGACGGGAGCCCACCGGCGTACCACCTGCAccgcggctccggcgccggcgcgcgcagCTGGCTGCTCCAGTTCGagggcggcggctggtgcaacGACGTGCGGTCGTGCGCCGAGAGGGCCGGGACGCGCCGAGGGTCCACCCACCTCATGACCAAGGTCGAGGTCTTCTCCGGCATCCTCAGCAACCTCCCGGCCATGAATCCAG ATTTTTACAACTGGAACCGTGTGAAGCTACGTTATTGCGATGGTGGGTCCTTCTCGGGTGATTCAGCATACATAAATGAC TCCTCAGTCCTCTACTTCAGAGGTCAGAGAATATGGGATGCTATTATCACTGACCTACTACAGAAGGGACTAGCGAAAGCTGAAAAT GTACTGCTCTCAGGTTGTTCAGCAGGAGGCCTAGCTACATTCTTCCACTGCGACAGCCTCAAGGAGCGTCTTGGAGGAGCTACCACGGTGAAATGCCTGAGTGATGCGGGATTTTTCCTTGATCT GAATGATATTTCTGGCATCAACAATATAAGGCAATTCTTTAGCAGCCTAGTCTCCGTGCAG GGAGTTCAGAAGAATTTGAACAAAGATTGCCAGAATTCAACAGACTATCCATACCTG TGTTTTTTTCCGCAATATGCACTTCCATACATTAGAACCCCATATTTCATCTTGAATTCAGCTTATGACGTGTATCAG TTCCATCACATTTTCGTGCCACCTTCATCTGATCCTAGGGGACAGTGGAGCCGCTGTAAGATGGATCCTGGTGCATGCAGCACATCCCAAATTGCAACCCTCCAAG GACTGAGAAATGCAATGTTGACATCTCTGAAACAGATTGAAGGCGAACCAGAGGCAGGGATGTTCATAAACTCTTGCTTTGCACATTGCCAGAGTGAGCTGCAAGACACATGGTTTGCACCAGATTCCCCAATGATACATGATAGG AAAATTGCAGAGGTGATAGGCGATTGGTACTTTGAAAGAGATGCTGCCAAGGAGATTGACTGTGCCTATCCTTGTGATTCAACTTGTCACAACCTTATACCATCTGATCAG GAATTGAGGATGTATTAG
- the LOC101786321 gene encoding uncharacterized protein LOC101786321 encodes MGNRSRLSASKESMKSISEETESTSRDTETSRFHQLKCRDEKFREPCLDRVPNFHCKSLPSRYRDANPEDSIMHKRGSMYQSSSEVSRLRNLQGRRKINYSSNKDTFLSFEVVNSSSQPSTSGACFFPQRSYSCNTRSSMGTIHQASREFLKLSLHEIPEDDLTVERPRRDCNLLKNGAVDSFLEISLEEDTAKGSCTNAAPHLLEGSCTEVARSNCQQSVGVCPDERDASNLPKSLSTKVGVFDATCSSECVGNKKARSSPFKKILDPIMKSKSQRNPSPSLMETEDAKSSNTPFGGKGRVLRKSLLSDISRMEQSLTPDCQTNGEAQQLTVSSSPTHLHAVIKLDPNNGAFGFEFCTKGPEESIYANTWKAGNELNWIYTFHSSGKRASTVGRASKDRRGCLPPIVGQMHVSSYLYSNVEEDGILNNSATTEFVLYDIAHARRSSAVERIQCTDSVRPSFCNVVNNSISTRDRNDLMQRQNTTRNDSDLSTSCLWSREDLHPHLEVAAVVIQVPFHKTKSKQLRAGSLPGSIKAVTAGGAHGLPRDDEASPSPLLDRLKSGGACDCGGWDMSCPIVVLDNAYDSYWVDSVMNESKVPMELFAQGNKEVLPALLMKADGNGHFSVDFHARLSALQAFSICISLLHCSEASSDIGIDKFKNKLYSSSLKMLLKEEVKQLIDSVTTKEKKKPKSRNEKAPPSIVMNPPFSPMGRV; translated from the exons ATGGGGAATCGTTCTCGTCTAAGTGCATCCAAGGAAAGCATGAAATCAATCAGTGAAGAAACTGAGAGTACCAGCAGAGACACAGAAACAAGCAGATTTCACCAATTGAAATGCAGagatgaaaaattcagagaACCATGCCTTGACAGGGTCCCTAATTTCCACTGCAAAAGTTTGCCTTCAAGATATCGAGATGCAAATCCGGAAGATAGCATCATGCACAAGCGCGGCTCTATGTATCAGAGTTCCAGTGAGGTTAGCAGACTTAGGAATCTCCAAGGGAGGAGGAAAATAAATTATTCGAGCAATAAAGACACATTTTTGTCCTTTGAGGTTGTTAATTCGTCCTCTCAGCCTAGCACAAGTGGTGCTTGCTTCTTTCCGCAGCGAAGCTATTCATGCAATACAAGGTCTTCTATGGGGACAATTCATCAAGCTTCCAGAGAGTTTCTGAAACTTTCACTCCATGAGATCCCTGAGGATGATTTAACGGTTGAAAGGCCACGCAGAGACTGCAATTTGTTGAAAAATGGTGCAGTAGACAGTTTCCTGGAGATTTCACTTGAAGAAGATACCGCCAAAGGTTCATGCACAAATGCAGCCCCTCATTTGCTAGAAGGCAGCTGTACCGAAGTTGCAAGATCAAATTGCCAACAGTCAGTTGGTGTTTGTCCTGATGAAAGAGATGCAAGTAATCTGCCCAAGTCCTTGTCAACGAAGGTGGGTGTTTTTGATGCTACATGTTCATCAGAATGTGTTGGCAACAAAAAGGCTCGATCTAGTCCGTTCAAGAAAATACTTGATCCTATCATGAAGTCGAAGTCTCAACGGAACCCTTCTCCTTCTCTGATGGAAACAGAAGATGCAAAATCTAGTAATACACCATTTGGAGGAAAAGGTAGAGTATTACGCAAATCCTTGTTAAGTGATATCTCAAGGATGGAGCAAAGCCTCACACCTGATTGCCAGACAAATGGGGAAGCCCAGCAATTGACTGTCAGTTCATCGCCAACTCATCTTCATGCTGTTATTAAATTGGATCCAAATAATGGTGCTTTCGGTTTTGAGTTTTGTACCAAGGGCCCAGAAGAATCAATATATGCTAACACGTGGAAAGCTGGGAATGAACTGAATTGGATTTATACTTTCCATAGCAGTGGCAAGCGAGCGAGCACTGTGGGAAGGGCCTCAAAGGATAGGCGTGGTTGTCTACCACCAATTGTAGGCCAGATGCACGTGTCTTCCTATTTGTACTCTAATGTTGAAGAAGATGGTATTTTGAATAACTCAGCCACCACGGAATTTGTTTTGTATGACATTGCTCATGCAAGACGGAGTTCTGCTGTTGAGAGAATTCAATGTACCGATTCCGTTCGACCATCATTCTGCAATGTTGTCAACAATTCCATCTCTACCCGAGACAGAAATGATCTGATGCAGCGACAAAATACTACAAGGAATGACTCAGATCTATCAACATCTTGCCTTTGGTCCCGAGAAGATCTTCATCCTCATTTGGAGGTTGCTGCTGTCGTGATCCAGGTGCCATTTCATAAAACAAAATCGAAACAACTGAGAGCTGGATCATTACCTGGTAGTATCAAAGCGGTTACAGCAGGTGGTGCGCATGGGCTGCCAAGGGATGATGAAGCCAGTCCGTCACCATTACTTGACCGCCTGAAGTCTGGTGGGGCCTGTGATTGTGGTGGATGGGACATGTCTTGCCCAATTGTTGTCCTTGATAATGCATATGATAGTTACTGGGTTGATTCTGTGATGAATGAAAGTAAAGTTCCTATGGAGCTATTTGCTCAG GGTAACAAAGAAGTTCTCCCTGCCCTTTTGATGAAGGCGGATGGGAATGGACATTTCTCGGTGGATTTTCATGCACGACTATCAGCGTTGCAGGCGTTTTCTATCTGCATCTCTTTGCTTCACTGTTCTGAAGCTTCTTCAGACATTGGTATCGACAAATTCAAGAACAAGCTATACTCCAGCTCGCTGAAGATGCTTCTGAAGGAGGAAGTGAAGCAGTTAATTGACTCAGTCACGACCaaggagaaaaagaaaccaAAGAGCAGGAATGAAAAAGCACCTCCATCTATTGTCATGAACCCTCCGTTTTCTCCCATGGGAAGAGTATAG